In Buchnera aphidicola (Aphis nasturtii), the genomic stretch GCAGATTATAAAAACAAAAAAAACAGAGAATAATATCTCTTTTATAATTTAATGTTGAAAATTTTTCAACATTAAATTTTAATTTAATATTTTAAAATCAATATGATTTAGGTATTTTATGAATTATTTTGAATTATTTACATTACCAAAAAAATTTAGAATTAATAAAGATTTGCTAAATAAAAATTTTTATAAATTGCAATTAAAATTTCATCCTGATTTATTTATAAATCAGTCTGAATCTAAAAAAAAATGGGTTTTGAAAAAATCTATTGAAATTAATAAAGGATATAAAATTTTAAATAGTTCACTAAATAGATCAATGTATTTACTTTTTTTGAATGGCGTTAAAGTAGACTCAGAAAAATTATTATCTGAAAATCAATGTTTTTTAAAAAAATATTTTTTTTTATACGAAGAATTAGAACTTTTGAAAAAAAAATATCATTCAAATACAATCCATTTTAATACTTTTATAAAAAAAATAGAAAATGAAATAAAAGATTGCGAAAATATAATTGATTTCGAATTTCACAATAAAAATTGGAATAAAATTATTCATTCAGTATCTCAATTGTTGTTTTTAAAGAAAATAAAAAAAAAATTAAAAACATAAAAATTTTTTACTTAAATTAAATAAATTAGGATGTTTTTATATGATTTTTTTAAAAGAAAAATTTAATGAAAAATTAATTTTGGGGATTGACTTTGGTACTACTTACTCTCTTGTATCTACTGTAGAAAAAAATCATGCTATATTGTTACCTGATAATAAGAAACGTTATTTATTACCATCTATTGTAAATTATAAAAAAAATGATTTGACAGTGGGTTGGGATGCAGAAAATAAAGTTCTTGAGGATCCGGAAAATACAATTGTTTCAGTAAAACGATTAATTGGCCGATCTATTGATTTTATTAAAAAAGAATTTCCAATTTTACCTTATATTATAGATCAAAATAAAAACGGAGATGTTTTTTTTTATACTGATTCAGGAAAAATTTCTTCTACTGAAGTTGTGAGTGAAATATTAAAATGTTTAAAAACAAGAGCTTGTTCTTTATATAATAAACAAATGGATGCAACAGTTATAACTGTACCAGCATATTTTAATAATATTCAACGTTCTTTAATAAAAAAAGCCGCTATTACTGGCGGAATTAATTTAATTAGATTATTAAATGAACCCACATCTGCTGCTGTAGCATATGGTTTAGAAAAAAATAAACAAGGAATTATTGTTGTATATGATCTTGGAGGTGGTACTTTTGATGTTTCTGTATTAAAGTTAAATAAAGGATTGTTTGAGGTGCTAGCTACAAGTGGTGATTGCAATTTAGGTGGAGATGATTTTGATATCATTTTAGCAAATTATATTTATCAAAAAGCTAAATTATCAGGTCATAAGTATAATAATTTTTTTAATGCTTTATTATTAAAAATCGCAAAAAAAACTAAAATACAGTTAACTTACCATAAAATTGTAGAAATTAGTATTTTAGACTGGAAAGGAGTAATTACTCGTGATGAATTTA encodes the following:
- the hscB gene encoding Fe-S protein assembly co-chaperone HscB, producing the protein MNYFELFTLPKKFRINKDLLNKNFYKLQLKFHPDLFINQSESKKKWVLKKSIEINKGYKILNSSLNRSMYLLFLNGVKVDSEKLLSENQCFLKKYFFLYEELELLKKKYHSNTIHFNTFIKKIENEIKDCENIIDFEFHNKNWNKIIHSVSQLLFLKKIKKKLKT